Proteins encoded by one window of Ramlibacter tataouinensis:
- the yaaA gene encoding peroxide stress protein YaaA, translating into MLFLLSPAKTLDYESPLPELPHTLPRFGDRSQRLIAALRRKPAGALGELMSISPALAELNVARYRAWAPEPTADNARPAVLAFAGDVYEGLDAASLSSADLDWAQQHIRILSGLYGVLRPLDRMQPYRLEMGTALAVGRTRNLYQFWGGDIAALLDEELAAEPDPVVVNLASQEYFRSVDRRQLKARVVECVFEDWKGGQYKVISFFAKKARGLMARYAIRQRIRKPDGLQGFDLDGYGFDPKASSADRLVFRRKMQP; encoded by the coding sequence ATGCTGTTCCTGCTTTCGCCAGCCAAGACGCTGGACTATGAATCGCCCCTGCCCGAGCTGCCGCACACCCTGCCGCGGTTCGGTGATCGCTCCCAGCGGCTCATTGCGGCGTTGCGCCGCAAGCCGGCCGGCGCGCTTGGCGAGCTGATGTCCATCAGCCCCGCACTGGCCGAATTGAACGTGGCGCGCTACCGCGCCTGGGCGCCGGAGCCGACGGCGGACAACGCCCGGCCGGCGGTGCTGGCGTTCGCCGGCGACGTGTACGAGGGGCTGGATGCGGCCAGCCTGTCGAGCGCCGACCTGGACTGGGCCCAGCAGCACATCCGCATCCTCAGCGGGCTCTACGGCGTGCTGCGGCCCCTCGACCGGATGCAGCCCTACCGGCTGGAGATGGGCACGGCCCTGGCCGTGGGCCGCACGCGCAACCTGTACCAGTTCTGGGGTGGCGACATCGCTGCGCTGCTGGACGAAGAACTGGCGGCCGAGCCCGATCCGGTGGTGGTGAACCTGGCCTCGCAGGAGTACTTCCGCTCGGTCGACCGCCGGCAACTGAAGGCCCGGGTGGTCGAATGCGTGTTCGAGGATTGGAAGGGCGGCCAGTACAAGGTCATCAGCTTCTTCGCCAAGAAGGCGCGCGGGCTGATGGCGCGCTACGCCATCCGCCAGCGCATCCGCAAGCCCGACGGGCTGCAAGGCTTCGACCTGGACGGTTACGGGTTCGACCCAAAGGCCTCCAGCGCCGATCGGCTGGTTTTCCGGCGGAAAATGCAGCCATGA
- a CDS encoding 2OG-Fe(II) oxygenase has protein sequence MTTRTQQQVTPELRRWIVEQAQAGHSAESVLRSMLASGWQEEVAMQAMESTLRSHLEAKAAADGLPPSVPVPDPRLDESPLYVDAGDRRVHVLQNMYNPRVVVFGSLLSDEECDALIALAQPRMARSLTVATKTGGEEVNDDRTSSGMFFQRGENELVSRIEARIARLLNWPEENGEGLQVLHYRPGAEYKPHYDYFDPAEPGTPTILKRGGQRVGTLVIYLAEPEKGGGTTFPDVHLEVFPKRGHGVFFSYERPHPSTRTLHGGAPVLAGEKWIATKWLRERRFE, from the coding sequence ATGACGACCAGGACCCAACAGCAGGTCACCCCCGAACTGCGGCGGTGGATCGTGGAGCAGGCCCAGGCCGGGCACAGCGCCGAGTCGGTGCTGCGCTCGATGCTGGCCAGCGGCTGGCAGGAAGAGGTGGCGATGCAGGCCATGGAAAGCACGCTGCGCAGCCACCTCGAAGCCAAGGCCGCGGCCGACGGCCTGCCGCCTTCGGTGCCGGTGCCCGATCCGCGGCTGGACGAGTCGCCGTTGTACGTGGATGCCGGCGACCGCCGGGTGCACGTGCTGCAGAACATGTACAACCCGCGCGTCGTGGTGTTCGGCAGCCTGCTGTCGGACGAGGAGTGCGACGCGCTGATCGCCCTGGCGCAACCGCGCATGGCGCGCTCGCTGACGGTGGCGACCAAGACCGGCGGCGAGGAAGTCAACGACGACCGGACCAGCAGCGGCATGTTCTTCCAGCGCGGCGAGAACGAGCTGGTCAGCCGCATCGAAGCGCGCATCGCCCGCCTGCTGAACTGGCCCGAGGAAAACGGCGAAGGCCTGCAGGTGCTGCACTACCGCCCCGGCGCCGAATACAAGCCCCACTACGATTACTTCGACCCGGCCGAGCCCGGCACGCCCACCATCCTCAAGCGCGGCGGCCAGCGCGTGGGCACGCTGGTGATCTACCTGGCCGAACCCGAAAAGGGCGGCGGCACCACCTTCCCCGACGTGCACCTGGAGGTGTTCCCCAAGCGCGGCCACGGCGTGTTCTTCAGCTACGAGCGCCCGCACCCGTCCACCCGCACGCTGCACGGCGGCGCGCCGGTGCTGGCCGGCGAGAAGTGGATCGCCACCAAGTGGCTGCGCGAGCGCCGCTTCGAGTAA